A single window of Martelella sp. NC20 DNA harbors:
- a CDS encoding hybrid sensor histidine kinase/response regulator yields the protein MTPRQRIIPVRREYNRWVANQTLEDYALRFTAKSARRFSSSRISQTAIGAISFLALEAIGGTITLSYGTTNAFYAAIVASAVMLLAGLPIARYAIRHGVDIDLLTRGASFGYIGSTVTSLIYASFTFILFAIEASIMSGALELAFGIPLWISYVISAVVVIPLVTYGVQMISRFQLITQPFWIVLNIAPFIFIAFMDYEKFELWRAFGGLNAAEAQPGTAAPFTLAGFAAAAGVIFALMPQIGEQVDFLRFLPATGKRKLHHRIAIFLAGPGWVVVGVPKLMAGSFLAVLVLSTGMPASAAADPAHMYLTAFGYMIPNQTAALLLMAAFVVVSQLKINVMNAYAGSLAWSNFFSRLTHSHPGRVVWLVFNVAIALLLMQLGIYRLLEASLSVFSIVAMAWLSTISADLIINKPLGLSPPGIEFKRAHLYDINPVGLGAMTLSCAVALAAHFGLFGALAVSFAPFISLAVALIASPALAYATGGRYYLARRQRKGWQTKTAITCSICEHPFEPEDMAWCPAYAGPICSLCCSLDSRCHDLCKPNANLDAQLTAVAHRLLPARVVAQLATRLGRYGITFALSITAIGAILGMIAYQTARAAPETQVVVYNTALIVFFVFALITGVVAWFFVLAHDSRKVAEEESSRQTTLLLKEIAAHEKTDAALQAAKEAAESANRAKSRYVVGLSHELRTPLNAVSGYAQLLERDPTIPKARQPAIQSIRRSADYLSGLIDGLLDISRIEAGRLQVFSNEINLGEFLDQIVDIFETQARVKGLAFRHGRDQNLPAYVRTDEKRLRQILVNLLSNAVKFTDAGTVTFNARYRSQVATFIVSDTGSGIDEKDIGHIYEPFERGGAKTLDKPGLGLGLTITKLLVNTLGGDIEVESRPGAGTTFSVRLMLASVDRPVPPPPHADFDAGFYDGPRRTIMVVDDNADHRAMMAEILSPLGFDVMLAEDGVACLAQIADETPDLFLLDIRMPGMNGWQLATALRERSNTRPIIMLSANIGDDAVIGRGDDSHNDTLSKPVNLKRLKDVLGIHLGLTWRQSAGAARAAAAKMPERLVPPAKTEREELIRLAEIGYHRGIRDRLAALAATHKPFVDEAAHFVDRFDLDGFLRFMRSLPAEGDGNG from the coding sequence ATGACACCACGCCAACGCATCATTCCGGTCCGACGCGAATATAACCGCTGGGTCGCCAACCAGACGCTGGAGGACTATGCGCTGCGGTTCACCGCCAAGAGCGCGCGGCGGTTTTCCTCAAGCCGGATATCGCAGACCGCGATCGGCGCGATCTCGTTTCTGGCGCTGGAGGCGATCGGCGGCACGATAACGCTGTCCTACGGCACCACCAACGCCTTCTACGCGGCGATCGTCGCCTCCGCCGTGATGCTGCTCGCCGGCCTGCCGATCGCGCGCTATGCGATCCGCCACGGCGTCGATATCGATCTTCTGACGCGCGGCGCCTCGTTCGGCTATATCGGCTCCACGGTAACCTCGCTGATCTATGCCAGCTTCACCTTCATCCTGTTCGCGATCGAAGCCTCGATCATGTCCGGCGCGCTGGAGCTTGCCTTCGGCATACCGCTCTGGATCAGCTACGTCATTTCCGCCGTGGTGGTGATCCCGCTGGTGACCTATGGCGTGCAGATGATCTCGCGGTTCCAGTTGATCACCCAGCCGTTCTGGATCGTGCTCAACATCGCCCCGTTCATCTTCATCGCCTTCATGGACTACGAGAAATTCGAACTATGGCGGGCCTTTGGCGGGCTGAATGCCGCCGAAGCGCAACCGGGCACGGCCGCGCCGTTCACGCTGGCCGGCTTTGCGGCGGCTGCGGGCGTGATTTTCGCGCTGATGCCGCAGATCGGCGAGCAGGTTGACTTCCTGCGCTTTCTGCCCGCGACCGGCAAACGCAAGCTCCATCACCGCATCGCCATCTTCCTCGCCGGTCCCGGCTGGGTCGTGGTCGGGGTGCCGAAGCTGATGGCGGGATCGTTTCTGGCGGTGCTCGTGCTTTCCACCGGCATGCCGGCGTCCGCGGCCGCCGATCCCGCCCATATGTATCTGACCGCCTTCGGCTACATGATCCCCAACCAGACGGCCGCGCTGCTGCTGATGGCCGCCTTCGTGGTGGTCTCGCAACTCAAAATCAACGTGATGAACGCCTATGCGGGATCGCTGGCCTGGTCGAACTTCTTCTCGCGCCTGACCCACAGCCATCCGGGCCGGGTGGTGTGGCTGGTGTTCAATGTCGCGATCGCCCTTTTGCTGATGCAGCTCGGCATCTACCGGCTGCTGGAGGCCTCGCTCAGCGTGTTCTCGATCGTCGCCATGGCCTGGCTCTCGACGATATCGGCGGACCTCATCATCAACAAGCCGCTCGGCCTGTCGCCGCCCGGCATCGAGTTCAAGCGCGCCCATCTCTACGATATCAACCCGGTCGGCCTTGGCGCGATGACGCTCTCCTGCGCGGTTGCGCTCGCCGCCCATTTCGGCCTGTTCGGCGCGCTCGCGGTGTCATTCGCGCCGTTCATTTCGCTTGCCGTGGCGCTCATCGCCTCGCCGGCGCTCGCCTATGCCACCGGCGGCCGCTATTACCTCGCCCGGCGCCAGCGCAAGGGCTGGCAGACGAAAACCGCGATCACCTGCTCGATCTGCGAACACCCGTTCGAGCCGGAGGATATGGCGTGGTGTCCGGCCTATGCCGGACCGATCTGCTCGCTGTGCTGCTCGCTCGACAGCCGCTGTCACGACCTTTGCAAGCCCAACGCCAATCTCGACGCGCAACTGACGGCGGTCGCCCACAGGCTGCTGCCGGCACGGGTCGTCGCCCAACTCGCGACACGGCTCGGCCGCTATGGCATCACCTTCGCGCTGTCGATCACCGCGATCGGCGCCATTCTGGGCATGATCGCCTATCAGACAGCGCGGGCGGCCCCGGAAACCCAGGTGGTGGTCTACAACACCGCGCTGATCGTGTTCTTCGTGTTCGCGCTGATTACCGGCGTGGTCGCCTGGTTCTTCGTGCTGGCCCATGACAGCCGCAAGGTTGCTGAGGAAGAATCCTCGCGCCAGACCACGCTGCTGCTCAAGGAAATCGCCGCCCACGAGAAGACGGATGCCGCGTTGCAGGCCGCCAAGGAGGCCGCCGAATCCGCCAACCGCGCCAAGAGCCGCTATGTCGTGGGCCTCTCCCACGAACTCAGGACGCCGCTCAACGCCGTTTCCGGCTATGCGCAACTGCTGGAGCGCGATCCGACGATTCCCAAGGCGCGTCAGCCGGCGATCCAGTCGATCCGCCGTTCCGCGGATTATCTCTCCGGCCTGATCGACGGGCTGCTCGATATTTCCCGGATCGAAGCGGGCAGGCTCCAGGTGTTTTCCAACGAGATCAATCTGGGTGAGTTCCTCGATCAGATCGTCGATATTTTCGAGACCCAGGCCCGCGTCAAGGGCCTCGCCTTCCGGCACGGCCGCGACCAGAACCTGCCCGCCTATGTCCGCACCGACGAGAAGCGCCTGCGCCAGATCCTGGTCAACCTGCTGTCGAACGCGGTGAAATTCACCGATGCCGGAACCGTGACCTTCAATGCGCGCTATCGCAGCCAGGTCGCCACCTTCATCGTTTCCGACACCGGCAGCGGCATCGATGAAAAGGATATCGGCCATATCTATGAGCCGTTCGAGCGCGGCGGGGCGAAGACGCTCGACAAGCCGGGCCTCGGCCTCGGCCTCACGATCACCAAGCTTCTGGTCAACACGCTTGGCGGCGATATCGAGGTCGAGAGCCGCCCCGGCGCGGGCACGACCTTCTCGGTGCGGCTGATGCTCGCCTCCGTCGACCGCCCGGTTCCCCCGCCCCCGCATGCCGATTTCGATGCCGGCTTCTATGACGGTCCGCGCCGCACGATCATGGTCGTCGACGACAATGCCGATCACCGCGCGATGATGGCGGAGATCCTGAGCCCGCTCGGCTTCGACGTGATGCTGGCCGAGGACGGCGTAGCCTGCCTTGCGCAGATCGCGGACGAAACGCCGGATCTTTTCCTTCTCGATATCCGCATGCCCGGCATGAACGGCTGGCAACTGGCGACCGCGTTGCGCGAACGCAGCAATACCAGGCCGATCATCATGCTATCGGCCAATATCGGCGATGACGCCGTGATCGGTCGCGGCGACGACAGCCACAACGACACGCTCTCCAAGCCCGTCAACCTGAAGCGTCTGAAGGACGTGCTCGGCATTCATCTGGGGCTGACATGGCGGCAATCGGCGGGTGCCGCGCGCGCTGCGGCGGCGAAAATGCCGGAACGGCTCGTTCCGCCGGCGAAAACCGAGCGGGAGGAATTGATCCGTCTGGCCGAGATCGGCTATCACCGGGGCATCAGGGACAGGCTCGCGGCGCTTGCCGCCACGCACAAGCCGTTTGTCGACGAAGCGGCACACTTTGTCGATCGTTTCGATCTCGACGGCTTCCTGCGCTTCATGAGATCGCTTCCGGCCGAAGGGGATGGGAATGGCTGA